The Tenrec ecaudatus isolate mTenEca1 chromosome 6, mTenEca1.hap1, whole genome shotgun sequence genome has a window encoding:
- the AQP6 gene encoding aquaporin-6, protein MLLCRLWTAFVKALLAEFLATGLYVFFGVGSVLHWPSALPSVLQVAITFNLATAMAVQITWKASGAHVNPAVTLAFLVGSHISLPRAVAYVAAQLAGATAGAALLYGVTPGDIRGTLGINVVRNDISMGQAVAVELVLTLQLVLCVFASTDTRQSSGSPAVIIGISVALGHLVGIYFTGCSMNPARSFGPAVIIGQFTVHWIFWVGPLTGAVLASLIYNFILFPDTKTLAQRLAILTGTLEVDTVVGEAPQKKNSQSDPGTTEMESVSDGIGLGPGPWAPERSLGGDSSDVTTTRGEAPDDASWELPRHAAPVPVLALSSGLHSEHFSPPQPVTQPTSGDRSFLNFYLSHELTPSFVPKP, encoded by the exons ATGCTGCTGTGCCGGCTCTGGACGGCCTTCGTCAAGGCGCTGCTGGCTGAGTTCCTGGCCACAGGGCTGTACGTGTTCTTCGGCGTGGGCTCGGTGCTGCACTGGCCCTCGGCACTGCCCTCCGTGCTGCAGGTGGCCATCACCTTCAACCTGGCCACCGCCATGGCTGTGCAGATCACGTGGAAGGCAAGCGGCGCCCACGTCAACCCTGCCGTGACCCTGGCTTTCCTCGTGGGCTCCCACATCTCCCTGCCCCGAGCTGTGGCCTATGTGGCTGCCCAACTGGCAGGGGCCACTGCGGGGGCCGCTCTGCTCTACGGGGTCACGCCCGGAGACATCCGGGGCACCCTGGGGATCAATGTG GTCCGGAACGATATCTCGATGGGCCAGGCGGTGGCCGTGGAGCTGGTCCTGACGCTGCAGTTGGTGCTGTGTGTGTTCGCCTCTACCGACACCCGCCAGTCCTCGGGCTCCCCCGCCGTCATCATAGGCATCTCCGTGGCTCTGGGCCATCTCGTTGGG ATCTACTTCACAGGCTGTTCCATGAATCCCGCCCGCTCCTTCGGGCCCGCGGTTATCATTGGCCAGTTCACCGTGCACTGG ATCTTCTGGGTGGGACCCCTGACGGGGGCGGTCCTGGCTTCACTGATCTACAACTTCATCCTGTTCCCCGACACCAAGACGCTGGCCCAGAGGCTGGCCATCCTCACGGGCACCTTGGAAGTAGACACTGTGGTCGGGGAGGCGCCCCAGAAGAAAaattcccagtctgatccagggACCACGGAAATGGAGAGCGTGTCTGATGGCATAGGCCTTGGGCCTGGCCCTTGGGCTCCAGAGAGGAGCCTCGGAG GGGACAGTTCAGATGTCACCACCACCCGAGGGGAGGCTcccgatgatgcctcctgggagcTCCCACGGCACGCTGCGCCCGTCCCAGTCCTGGCGCTGAGCTCCGGACTTCACTCTGAGCACTTCTCTCCACCACAGCCCGTGACCCAGCCAACTTCTGGGGACAGAAGCTTCCTTAACTTCTACCTGTCCCACGAGTTAACGCCTTCCTTTGTCCCCAAGCCATGA
- the AQP5 gene encoding aquaporin-5: protein MKKEVCSVAFLKAVFAEFLATLIFVFFGLGSALKWPSALPTILQIALAFGLAIGTLAQALGPVSGGHINPAITLALLVGNQISLLRATFYVVAQLVGAIAGAGILYWVAPLNARGNLAINALTNNTTPGKAVVVEMILTFQLALCIFSSTDARRTSPVGTPALSIGLSVTLGHLIGIYFTGCSMNPARSFGPAVVMKRFTPSHWVFWVGPIVGAILAAILYFYILFPYPLSLSERVAMVKGTYQPDEDWEEQREERKKTMELTAH from the exons ATGAAGAAGGAGGTGTGCTCCGTGGCCTTCCTCAAGGCCGTGTTCGCCGAGTTCCTGGCCACCCTCATCTTCGTCTTCTTTGGTCTCGGCTCGGCGCTCAAGTGGCCGTCTGCCCTGCCCACCATCCTGCAGATCGCGCTGGCCTTCGGGCTGGCCATTGGCACCCTGGCTCAAGCCCTGGGACCCGTGAGTGGCGGCCACATCAACCCGGCCATCACCCTCGCCCTCTTGGTGGGCAACCAGATCTCACTGCTCCGAGCCACCTTCTACGTGGTGGCCCAGCTGGTGGGCGCCATCGCAGGGGCTGGCATCCTCTACTGGGTGGCGCCACTCAATGCCCGGGGCAACCTGGCCATCAACGCT CTTACCAACAACACAACGCCGGGCAAGGCTGTGGTGGTGGAGATGATTCTGACCTTCCAGCTGGCTCTGTGCATCTTCTCCTCCACCGACGCCCGCCGCACCAGCCctgtggggaccccagccctgtcCATTGGCCTGTCCGTCACACTGGGCCACCTCATCGGG ATCTACTTCACGGGCTGCTCCATGAACCCGGCCCGCTCCTTTGGACCTGCGGTCGTCATGAAACGCTTCACCCCTTCGCACTGG GTGTTCTGGGTGGGGCCCATTGTGGGGGCCATCCTGGCTGCTATCCTCTACTTCTACATACTGTTCCCCTACCCCCTGAGCCTGAGCGAGCGTGTGGCCATGGTCAAGGGCACCTACCAGCCAGATGAGGACTGGGAGGAGCAGCGGGAGGAGCGGAAGAAGACCATGGAGCTGACGGCCCACTGA